The Vescimonas coprocola genome includes a window with the following:
- a CDS encoding CD1871A family CXXC motif-containing protein, translating to MSHVKKAVAQAMLLVVGIAMLCFGVWRGEAATVLSKAIKLCLECVGIG from the coding sequence AAAGGCGGTGGCGCAGGCCATGTTGCTGGTTGTGGGTATCGCCATGCTGTGCTTCGGTGTCTGGCGGGGCGAGGCGGCGACGGTACTGAGCAAAGCGATCAAATTATGTCTGGAGTGTGTGGGCATTGGGTAA